atttacacagttatgcaaaggtttactcaaacttttttttgtacttataccgggtggaagaaaagaaatgtttttattatgttaagtttgagacgccctgtagggaggacgaggtacaaatgggagtatatatatcgaaatcgtattgtaatcttatgttttgtgaatattttgttttttgaatgtccctgatatctttagaaataaaaaaaatagacggttttgtaatttaacatgtgttttaaccgaaaagaaaagtttgagacaccttgtagggagaaaaatgcacaaaggtgagtatacctcgatatattgttgtagtctcatattttgtgaatattttatttttttaatttctctgatatctttaataacaaagaaactagacgatattactctttaatatgtgttttaactgacgacatgcgtcacatcgcacatgtgaaacatagaacaacatattaaagagtaataccgtctagtttctttgttattaaagatctcagagaaattaaaaaaataaaatattcaaaaaatatgagactacaacataataatggggtatactcacctttgtgcctttttctccctacaaggtgtctcaaacttttgtttcggttaaaacacatgttaaatttacaaaaccgcctatttttttttgtttctaatgaTATCAGAGACATTCAAACtacagcatgttcacaaaacataagactaaaataatattctgatgtatactcacatttgtacctcgttctccctacagggtgtctcaattttaacacaagaaaaacatattttttcttccacccggtataagtacaaaaaataagtttaagtaaacctttgcacaactgtgtaaatactaaagaaaaggctaaaataaaaaaaatagcggaatccgtctgttcgcgaaaaaatcaactatgaaaatcagcatcattttctatatccctaacttttgacgagcagtttattatctttattttcttgtgGATATTGAAGCTGTCGTCGAGTTTATATAGGTTTTCAGCTTCGGTGCAAATTGTAGTCATCCAGCTCTCTTTCGCCGCTATCATTTCTTTACCAATTTTGCTGGATAGATTTCAGTACCCTACTTGGTCCTGTCTGTAAAAAAGAAAAAGTGTTGTTCACGTCATCAAATGATTCTTTTATGGTGGTACATGACTTTTCAACATTAGCCACGGTTGTCATATCAGAGTTTATTTCTTCTGTATATGCTTCCCTTGAATCGTTGTTTTTTAGTTTTctaatgtttattaaaacataTACCTTGtagtgaatcgtaaaacgggccataggaaactcaatgtaaaattctaaactgtttaacgacgttctacactttcggcaaagaattaaggatttgcatgaaattttagtatgttatagtttacttcaaaaaactaagacttgatttttaaaaattgttttaccgtgccgtttaattactattaagggtcaaaattaagttttaacatgggctcttatgggaattcttaaaaagttaataacttttgacccaaatttacgatttttaattatttgtgcttaaattaaaggttttttggtaaggaataacatattaaaaaatgaggattgtttaccgtcccatttattttttatttatttattataattaattccgtaatttattccgtaatttccgtgatttattataatttatttttataaagtattcaatactgaaacatatgatttgagtattctgctataaatgcattgttaccaactttcacttgcatataagtttcccctcctttcctctgagaggcataccccgcaacgaaggtgtagaacgtcgttaattcctgcttccctaattattttacatcaaaagtcatgagagaatatttgtagagaattgaggATTAAACGCAtgccaaaattttaaaaaatataatacatttgccacagtaggtatatgtgtaaaagttaggccacacgttacctACTATTTAACTGATAGTGACCATTGActaaataaaaaatctttattatgaatattaatactttctccttaactgagggtatcttatcaactgtattgtttttaaacaataaatgataaaataaaaatattgatagttcaaaaatgtgaaaataataacttcattgtgacacattattgcactgtgtgtggcctacttttgggctgaaaaactgaaaaaggtattacatttttacaaaattttggaatatgtttaattcgtagaacaattttaacagttgttttcaatagagatttcaatcctctacagatagtttctaatgtcttttgatgtaaaataattagggaagcaggaattcaacagtttagaatttgaCATTGAATTTCCTATGGCcagttttccaattcaccacccggtaggTATCACTAGATAGAAACATAGAAGTCTTATAGTGAGCCGATGAAAATcatcgtttttttttaacaaCTAATTACAATCTTCTTATAATTTTCAGCAACAACACTGGTATTTTTTTATTCCTGATACTATTGTCTGAATTACTGGTAATAGTTGACGTGCTAGAAGAACGTGAACCCATTATTATTTCAGTGACTCTAATTAATATGGTTTTGATCCTGATATTTATGAACTTTATATCAAAATTCTATGAAGCGTGGAAAGACTGGAAGAATGAACTAAAAAAATTGGCTCTGGAAATAAAAGAGCTTCAACACGAACAGGCGCATACGTCTCAAAATTTGAGAAGTTTTAGAATTCCTCTAACTGATAATTAAATTTATTctgttaaatattattaaataaatgttacgtttaataaaaataattgtattaaAACCTACAATTATTTACTATGATATAACGTAGGTAATTCAGATATCTACTGTAATAAAAGGCTAGGACGACACGTCACGGGAAACACAGTGTGTCCGGGACGATAACGTCTAGCGCCATCTAGGATAGAAATCTGAACTACCAACTGACATGTACATATTATACATACTTCCTTACAATATGGAACCAAACAACACTATATCTTTTCAAAGAAAACAAAGAGGATGTCATGAATAAATGAGGATGTAAAAGAGGATGTAAACATACAAATAAGAAGGAAAACGGGAGTCACGGATGCAGTTGAAAGAATAGCCGTGGCTAAATGGGCTTGGGCCGGACATGTTGCCAGAAGGACGGATGATAAATGCACTAGAAAAATTCTGAATGGCGACCAAGACAAAAGGCATATCAAAGCAGAGAACGACCGCCAACTAGATTGACGGGTGATATAAAACGCATTACCACAACTTATATGCAAAAAACTCAAGATAGAGATGGGTagaggcctacgttcagcagtggataAATAGAGGCCGATTGATGAACGCTACACGTACCAATACTTTGGGTTTACTGATTCAATTAATAAAAACTGTTTTGAGTGTatcgtatatttttatttttacattcttGCCTAATGTTCTACCAACActttttatatttcattattatACGACATACAAACTTTCAAAAATCTCTGTTGTTctaaaaatcaaaatcaactccTGCTCTTCCAAGGAATCTTGCAGCAGACTTTTTAATGTTAATACTAACATTCTTGATCGTACTCTTTTCTTCTTCAACATCTTCCTCGTCAGCTTCCAAGTGAGTTAATTTTCCATCAAGCAATACTCTCGTTATATAAGTCTGTCTTGAAGTCACCAAAGGTATGGGCTGTTTGGAAAATAACTTTTGAGGCCGAATTTCATACCTAAAAAGAATTTATTTAATCTgtgataattatttatacatttcaAACAATATACCATGTTTTCGCTGCAGATGTATGTTTATATAGCAGCATTGTTTACAAACCTAGCAGCAAAGGAcacagacaaaaaagaaaaaggaaaggAGAAAGGTGCagtgtaaaaataaaacatataaatgttagatacaaaaaaaaatctgTTTGGTAAACTTACACaggtaaaaacaatatttttcggtaAGTAGCAGCTATAGACCTTCCAATTTCAgtagaagttcagccacgattttatCCCTTTTGCCTTTGAGAGGACTGAAAGATGAAATCAAGGAGAATAAAATATATGGGAACTGTGCGGTCAAGAAAATCGCATCAGCTGCAACGATTTTCTCCCTTATACCccttttttactttttacgtacctatttattctatttttaaaaattttggtatAAGGGCTACTAGTGCCTTGAGGGTGTTAATTATGACCTAAATATGTAATGTTAATAGGCTCATATCCATGATTTTTTCCTTCATGCCACTTGAAAGTTTGTTAGTTTTCACGATAAGAAACCTGCAATAAAGGGATAACTGCAGGTCGCGAAAACAAAAAATGTTAACTTGGAAAAGGTGCGGAAAAGACAGAAAATTCGATTTTCAGAAAATCGAACCCAGTTCAACTTTATTCCTTATATTTTTGCTTAGGTCATATGATATTTTCAGTACACAAAAAGACATAAGAGATCATTATTAATAGTGGTTGAACTTAGTATTAAAATCCGATGGTCTTTAATGGCTAGGCTTCTAGGGTTGTTTTCAAATTGAAAGGTACCAACCTATATACAATAATTTGTTCAGAGGTGAGTTGAATATTTACTTAATCTGAAATCAGTGTAAAATCAACGAATAGactttttttaactaaaattttaataaatccTTAAACAATAAGAGGTTGTAGCAGAAAAGAAAGCCAATATCTACCTAATTAATGTtagttatttatattaaaatGTTGACCATACCATACGTTTTCAGTGAGCTCAGGTAAATTTGCAGAAATATTGTTATCAGTTTTAGTTCCTTCGACGTAGACAAAACTTTTCTCTAAAAAATATTAGTATTAACCATTAAAATAACCAATATTGTcacaatatatagggtgtcccaaaagtagtggaacggtcgaatatttcgcgaactaaacatcggatcgaaaaactgaaaaatacgtgttcaatcattttcaaaaatctatccaatgacaccaaatactaacccccactacaccccctggaggtggggtgggggctaactttaaaatctcaaatggaaacccctagtttttcttgcagatttggattcgttacgtaaaagtaagcaacttttattcaagacattttttcgagctgtggatagatggcgctataattggaaaaaacgatttatcctgataccataggtaaattatagaaactgtctaatatctcgagaaatacacttccaaatgagaaactaaaaaagaggtttttaatatttttcgaaaacctatcaaCAAACACCAACataaccctccaacccaccccctggaggtggggtggggggtaaatttaaaatctaaaattgcaacccccactttttattgcagattcgattTCGTCATGAAacattaagcaacatttattcgaaacattttttaaaattgctgatagatggcgctaataaatcgtatttttccaattaaagcgccatctatcaacaattctaaaaaatgtttcgaataaatgttgcttaatttttcatgacaaatccgaatctgtgataaaaagtgggggttgctatttaagattttaaagttacccccaccccacctccagggggtgggttggaggatcatgtttggtgtttatcgataggttttcaaaaaatattaaaaacctcttttttagtttctcatttggaagtgtatttctcgagatattagactgtttctataatttacctatggtatcaggataaatcgttttgcccaattatagcgccatctatccacagttcgaaaaaatgtcttgaataaaagttgcttacttttacgtaacgaatcccaatctacaagaaaaactaggggtttccatttgagattttaaagttaccccccaccccacctccagggagtgtagtgggggttggtgtttgatgtcattggatagatttttgaaaattattgaacacatatttttcagtttttcgatccgatgtttagttcgcgaaatattcgaccgttccactacttttgggacactgtataataatcaaagaaaaatatattaaatattaagtGGTCGCTTTTATCGCGACAGAAAGGCTTCTCGCATTCTAAGCGTATAGAAGACAATTCGATACCACTACACAAAGTAATGGATGGACAAATAAACAGAAGGCAATAACTCTCATCTTATCACTTCGAGGTAAAGCTGTCTAAATCCTCCAAAACATCTCAGAAGGATCACAAAAGAGCTATGAGACCTTCTTATCGGCTCTAGAACTAAGATACACCAGCCAATATTTGAAGCAAGTATACCATAGTCAACTGAAAGTGTGGATCCAAGGCTCCAACGAACCTGTGCAAGAATCCGGAgcggaaatagaaaaaaatattttaaagataaagAAGTAGAAGATCTTCTGCACCAATTCACCATCCAATGCTTCTTCCTCGATGGTCTGCGCGATGTAGACCTCCAGCAGATGTTACGACTAGGAAGATGTCGTCACCAAATATTGAAGAGTGCCATTGCCACAGCCTTGGAATGTGAAGCCGTGAAGAAGTATGTTCCCACCATCAACGTAAAGTGCGTCAAGTAAGAGCTATTGAGGAAGTGAAAGAAGTACACTTCCCAGTGTGTTAGCCACCCAATATGTGAAATATCTCGACCCAATAGCTGATTCTGGCTGATTCTTCATAAGCTGGCAGAAATTGAAGCAGAAATTAAATTTAGAGCTAATGTACAACTGTAATATTGTAAATAGATACGTTCATGTAAAATTTTAATCAATgacaatatttatcaaccaaccTTACCTATATCTACGTTTTCTGTGGTGCAAACGCAAGGTCTTTTAAAAGAAAGTGCAACTTCTTCATCACCAGGGTGATGTCTAGGATTTATCATTCCAAATTTGCGCATTATTTAaatcaacaaaaattttgaaagaGAAACTATTAATGTCGTCAAAATTACCAAGATGTCAACATAATCTAAATAGCTcgcaacaattattattgtattgaTCTTATTGACATTAACTTGCTCCTGTTATctcgcatttaaaaaaaaaatcgtttggTTGaccaatttttcaaattttatttcaaaactGACTATGGGCACGATGCTTGGTTGTATAATAATTTCCAGTCACTGCCACTCAGACAAAATTTAACCAACGTAgctgaaaataataattattaaatttactataatttATATAGTTGGGAATAGGAATAGCGAACCGAGTATATCAAATAAACAGCGAACCGCGTATATTTTCCATCCTTCAACCGTCATTATATTCTATTGTCAATTGTCATATGTCACTTCTGACAGtcgttaatttttaaaatttgtttatcttacAAATTcggttattttatttaaaaatatcacaacagTTAATATAATACTCATCATAGAATTATGTGATTTAAATTAGAattattcttatttatttttcAGTTAAGACATTAGTGACAATTTATTATTATCTGCCAAAATTTTAGTGTCATTGATCACAAATCAGAAATAATGCCAGTTTTAAAagttaataagtaaaagatgGAGAAAAATGACAAAGAAAAGAGTGAAGGAGAAGATTCTTCAACAAAACAGGTgttagaatattatcaaaaatactccCAAAGTAAACAACTGCCAAAATACTTCTCTGGAACTTCCATTTCATATTTACCTCAAATTGTAGATGATGAACCCTCTGCAAGAAAACGAGATATAATATATCCGACAAGAGATGTTACTACCATCCCTCCAAAGCAATATGAGAAACCCGAGCCAAATCCTGAAATGCTGTCTCCCACTGAATCTGTAGCCTCAAATAAAAAGTTAGAATGGGATAATTTGGGTGATATCGGCTACAATAATGCTAAAAGACTTCACAAAACTGCTTCATTACCAATATTAACACAACATCcaatcattaaaattgatgacATACCTAAAAGTCCAACGGATAAtgtgaaaatagttatttatccATATACAAGCAGTTCCGAAGACAAAACTAGCGAAAAAAATACCGTACAGTCCTCATCATCATCTCCTTTTATGGAAAAGGAAATACCATCCTCATCGGGTACAACTTCTTTTCATTCTAGTGAAAAACAAAAATTGCTAAGCTCAGATTCAGATTCTTCTCTAAACAATAGCAAAATTttagagtttaaaaaaagtttgaaCTATATAAAGAAGAAAATTGGACTTCCAGATGCCCACTCTACACCTCATGAAACTGGCTCTCCCAATATCGAGTGCCAAGTAATAAATGAAACCCCCTTAGTCAAAAAAACTGATAAAcccattaaaaatattttgagagaTATTCAGATTGAGAATGAAAACGTAAAAAGTAACATGTTAATGAAACCTACAAACAGTGGAATAACTTTTCCAGCTAATTCCAATaagaaaaatgtaaatttgtGCCTTACGAAACCTATCTTAGTAGATTGCTTGCCAAAAACAAATAAGAAGCAATACGCAGTTGGCGTTCAAACTGGGAGTAGTGTGGTTGACTGTAAGTCTCCTCCAGAACCAATTGAGTTAATTACTTTCTATAAAGAGCCTGACAATAATAAAACTAGTGATTCTGGAAAATCAAGTAGCTCCAATGGTGTTGCATCTAAATGCGATAGTTTTGAATATGTCAAAAGTagtaataatggacaaaatattTCTATGAGATCTGAAAGTAATCCTATCGAAATTGCAGAAGGTCATATAACTGGTAAGGAAAAGTGATTAAATTATGGATCATTATGAAAGTAAAGATGTGTCCCCATTCCCTTTAACGTTAAATTCTTGAATGTTAGGTTCTTTTTTATGTGCTATCTCCACAACGGAGATCAGCAATCACTATAGCTATTATTATGTATTCAATCACTATAGCTATTATTATttgatgtacagggttattcactatattttgacccccctgtaaactgctttatttacagaatcagaaaaaaatgtaaaatacaaaagttattcgatttttaaattatgattttttgacatatatatatcataccagtgacgtcatccatttgagtatgatgacgtaatcgactattttttttttaaatgggaataggggtcgagtgctagctcatttaaaagtaagtattttcgatgggaaattaaatttatttaaaaaaccttatttaaaaggttattcaattccctattcagtaatataaacattaacatgattaattatacagggtgtccaaaatttttttaattaaattaattgacacaaaaagaagaatgtatgtaatttattataggtctggatcccgcatatgaaaaaaaagttgattaatagcaagctgaaaatttgttaatagcttaagggtgtctagtcagataaactttgatatatgcgaacactggaacaggggcagttttaattgtggaacaggttaaaaatttggaacggtcagaccacaaaaacgtcacatttattttgtccgacagaatagacttaaactctccgaacagagattaaactctcatgcaaaaatcagactgctatttatcacctgtcataattcctgtcattagacatattctacatgttccactcattaaaacgcccatttggtgataaataggagtctgatttttgcatgagagtttaatctctgttcggagagtttaagtctgttctgtcggacaaaatacatgagccgttttcgtggtctgaccgttccaaatttttaacctgttccaaaattaaaacttgccctgttccagtgttcccatatatcaaagtttgtccgactagacacccttaagctattaacaaattttcggcttgctattaatcaacttttttttcatacgcgggatccagacctattagagaataaattaaaacagttttagaaagacaatctacaattttagcaTTCATAtgttttaagtttatttgatatactatagttattccgaatatgaatcctaaaattgtagattgcctttctaaaacagttttaatttaatctctctaatgtgtAATTATAAAtcctttttgataaaatcggcatctctgctctaaaaactctcataaggactgcattgcttATGTTCCTTacactgtaaagtcaaggtgggacggactattatatatatttggaTTTGTTCTTCAAAGATTCATATATTAAAGCCTTTGAATGTTTAAGATCCACTTGCTTTATGGGTACCTTACGTATCATCCAGTCTATTGAGTCTGATATCATGCTGTTGGCTATGATTCTTGCTATGCTAATGAAAGGTTCTGGGCCTATGAATGTTTCTTTTGCCCCTCCCCTACTcttgaatattttatttgatacagtagactccctctataacgagaactgaaattgcgtactaattacctcgttataagcagATCTAGTTGTCCACTACTGAAATGTTTTAATGCCTCTTAGTTTATTAGTAGTCTATGGTCGACTTCAACAATGAAACTTGGCAATCGCAAATTGTAAATTTCCTGGTGGAATTTACTACAGCACTGGACTCAGTAAGcacacagatgttgggcattcctgtatacaggcagttgggatatttatttatagccattaccACGCCAAAAACAGGTGAAGAAACATATTCTTCAATTTCGTTTTTCCTcattataaccaaatatgcctcgttatagaggtgttatagttcaataggaatttaatgggacatctagtgtacctcatTGTAAGCGAAACCTCGCAATACCTGTgatcgttatagagagagtctactttATATGATTTTGCCTGATATTGAATGTAATATTTTCTTATGTTGTTCTTAACACGTCATTACATGCACCAATGGCTGCAGTTCCAAAAAGTCTTAAAACATGTCACATCTTTTATGCAGTCACATAAAAGGAAAAACATACAACTATGATATCAATTCTAATTCGGAATATTAAAAGACTTTTGAAAATAGAATttacacaatttaataatatttggtTAATTTTAAGCCGTTTTAGTATAAGACAGCAAATTGCTAATGGGCATGTGCTTGCGTAACAAACATTGCACATGTAATCACATCCTAAGTATGATTTCCATCTAATAtttttacatttgtttttttcaatttagaatattttaataCAAATAAGTAAATTAATGTTTTAGACAACAATAAAGAAAATTCTAATAATTCTGAAAACTCTGAAGCTGCAACAAATAATCAAGAATTGGAAACTCACTGTACAAAATCTGATGACATAGAAAAGCACATATATGTTTTACAAAGATTAATAAGGTCAAAGAAATATGATTCCTCAGCCAAAAGAAAATATATcagaaaaattttacaaaaaataaccGAATCTAAATACCTAGAAGACTCAAGTACAAGTTCTGATCTGTTTTATCCTAAAACAGACCCTTCGAAAATTCTTCATGATCAAATTAAAAATTcttcatttaaaaatgaaaatacatcatCCTCTTACCAATCTCATGAAGACAAAAAAGTATCTCCCAAAAAGAAAGCATCTGAAAGCACAGACTCTGATATATCTCATGAAAGAgaacaaaaaatagaaattaaaCCTTCAACTTCTAAATCGGCTACATTTGGTTACAGAAAAGAAAGTAAACTAGCACCAAAGAAGAAATTAGATAGTACCAATCTTCTTAGTAAACCTTCTATCCAATCTGAAGTACCTGTGagtaaaagaacaaaaagaactcCATTTACAGTTACTAGAGAACCTAACGACACTGATAAATCTTCATCTCCACAGTCACATCAAAACTGGAAAGAGTGTAAAACCGTATCAGAGAAAATGTTCGAAAACAGTAGACAAGTCATTGGAGCTGGTGATCAAGTAACACAATTTGCTGATAAAGAAAGACAGTACCAGCTTAACTGGATAGATAGAGAAATTAATCATTTGGGGAAACTAAAGAGCATTTTAGAAAAACACAAAGAACCTTATCCTCTACCAGAAAATTTAAAGAAAATGACACATGTTTACATGGTCACAGCTGATAATAACGATGCTGTTCATAGAAACTATGTTATAGAAACTAAACTCGGAACTGGAACTTCTCGGCAAAGaaattttagaatcaatggagaAAACTATATTGTTGAAGATCCAAATGTTCATAGTCAAGATAATAACCAAGCGCCTCCTTTAGTTGCAGATATCCAAGTCTTAGCTACAGATAAAACCACAAATATTAAAGTTACTGCATTCTGTAGTGTTTGCAAGAGATCGCCATGTGTTTGTGTTACAGACTTCTTACAAGGAATAAGTAACCCATTTAAAGTCAGTGATAATAAAGTACAAAAACATTTAAACGACAAAGCCAAATCTTATTCGAGCACTTGTTCTTGTAATACTACTGCTAGTTCCACAGCTACCAGCAGAGATTCTTCACACACTATATGTATTCATTGCCATAGAGCACCCTGTACATGCTGTTCTTGCAAAAAAACTCATGACGTAAAAACATGCTCAGTTTGTCAGCTGTATTCCTGTATGTGTGTCATAAGTCCAAAAGATTCATATGTGGGAACATTCATACCAACTAAGAAATCATCAGAAGGATCTCAGAAGAAAGTCTGCAGTTTGTGTAAAGCTTTATCTTGTATGTGTAGCGTCGAAACAAAATCAAGAAAATGTTCTACATGTACTACTTACCCCTgcatatgcaaaaaaatttctaCCAAAACGAAAAAATCAGAATGCAAGTGTAAAAGCACACCATGTACCTGTTCAGGTCTTTCCTTTAAATCAGCAAAAACCGTTTGCTCCAAATGTGGAATTTCATCTTGTATTTGTCCGTTATCTTCCAGAACCACTAGTTCTACTACGAGTACAGTAGATACAGACTTATTAAGAAAATTATTTTCTGATTGCAAATGTGGAGCTTCTAGTTCGTGTAGTtgtgagtttgtaaataaattactACAACATTTTAACAAAAAAGATGTTGAAGTTTACACTAGAGCACTTAGCAATGAATGTACTGATGTTGGCACACAAAATCTTGTACCTGTTGATGATAAAAGAGTTCAGGATGTATTGCTCACACAAGAAAAATATGTTCAACCAAAGTTTACAAAAACGGACTGTAGTTCGCAAACAGATACGCTTAAGTCACATTCTAAAGTTGTTTCAACAGAAGGAGCCGAATGTATCAATGAATTAGTCCAAGCAGGTATTCGTGATGAAAGCACAGGAACTATTCACAGTGCAGCGACAACTACTGAAACTGTTGCACCATTAGGTAGGACAAGTTCTTTAGATTCAAGAAAGTCATCTATTGGATCAGATGCAAATAGACATATTAGCATTCAATCTGATGtatgttcaaaagaaaaagcaacaTATTCTCATGATCTTCCTGAACGTGTTGACAAATCTGTAGGTAAGACCACTGATGAATGTGGTACACAATCAATTAAAATTTCAAGAAAGTCATTTACTGAGTCAGATACAAATAAACACATTAGCATTCAATCTGACGtatgttcaaaagaaaaagcaacaTATTCTAA
The window above is part of the Diabrotica virgifera virgifera chromosome 2, PGI_DIABVI_V3a genome. Proteins encoded here:
- the LOC114326487 gene encoding uncharacterized protein LOC114326487 gives rise to the protein MIPMIPFECKYRKYGFITAMVILILIIIISTLAVTPLDQVYTHLYIETAVSLFSCLVMAVVVIYVAHSLFICLNFSNNTGIFLFLILLSELLVIVDVLEEREPIIISVTLINMVLILIFMNFISKFYEAWKDWKNELKKLALEIKELQHEQAHTSQNLRSFRIPLTDN
- the LOC114326489 gene encoding uncharacterized protein LOC114326489; its protein translation is MRKFGMINPRHHPGDEEVALSFKRPCVCTTENVDIEKSFVYVEGTKTDNNISANLPELTENVWYEIRPQKLFSKQPIPLVTSRQTYITRVLLDGKLTHLEADEEDVEEEKSTIKNVSINIKKSAARFLGRAGVDFDF